The sequence GTCAATGATGACGATGGAACGGTGAATCTGCTGCTTCACGCATTGAAACAAGATCGGAAAAATGGCTTGCTCTCCCGACGACATTTCCGCAAGCGCGTACGTATGTGATCCGTCACTGAGGATGAAACGCGTCTTTCCCGGCGTCGGACCATCATAAATGGGCTCGAGCCCCGCAAACGTATGACCAGGAAAAGCTTTGCTGTAAAGCGCTTCGATTTGGCCCAAGAAATCCGCCTTCGGATGCGGCCCACGCTGCTCGCGCATACTGTACCATTCTTTTAAATTCTCCTCGACCTGCGCAATGCCAAGATAATAAGGGAGCTCGGTCCCAACGGCAATCCCCCGCTGATCGCGCTCACGCGCAATGGAGCTCGCCGTGTTTCTAAACTGGTCGTACCAAAAAACGCCCGGCAGCCGAGGAAATAGATCCCGTAACCTCCTATCCATCTTCGCTCCGCTCGCCGCATAGGAGCGTCCCTGGAATTGAAATATCTCGTTCTCAGGGCCGAGCGTACGTACCCGAGCGCCCTCGAGACGCAGCGTAACCAGCTCGCTGTCGCCGGGCGACACAAACCCTGTCCGTCCCGTTGGATGCGTAGCGTCCCACCACCGCGATGCAGCTTCTTGCGTGGCCTCGAGCTCGTCCGCGTCAAACTCCACCTCGAGCTCGACAACGGGATCGCCATGCGCGAGAAACCTGTCCGCGACCCATCCGGTCCACGAAAACTCACGGAAATCCTGAACTTTGCGTTGCGCAAGCGCGAGCGTGAGGGCAATCGCCTGAAGGATGGTCGTCTTTCC is a genomic window of Polyangiaceae bacterium containing:
- a CDS encoding AAA family ATPase, coding for MRLRRARVERFKKFEPPGIEIDFRNKALGEIADEYLILGDNASGKTTILQAIALTLALAQRKVQDFREFSWTGWVADRFLAHGDPVVELEVEFDADELEATQEAASRWWDATHPTGRTGFVSPGDSELVTLRLEGARVRTLGPENEIFQFQGRSYAASGAKMDRRLRDLFPRLPGVFWYDQFRNTASSIARERDQRGIAVGTELPYYLGIAQVEENLKEWYSMREQRGPHPKADFLGQIEALYSKAFPGHTFAGLEPIYDGPTPGKTRFILSDGSHTYALAEMSSGEQAIFPILFQCVKQQIHRSIVIIDEIDLNLHPPLAQLLLGLLPMLGEKNQFIFTTHSRSVSSLVSPHTITRLSEGNPCL